One genomic region from Hemitrygon akajei unplaced genomic scaffold, sHemAka1.3 Scf000069, whole genome shotgun sequence encodes:
- the LOC140722068 gene encoding uncharacterized protein: MPHQRAHTRGRPFNCSECGKGFTLSSLLQRHWRVHTGERPFNCSVCGKRFTQLSNLKSHQRIHTGEKPFICSECGKGFTLSSHLQRHQQVHTEERPFICSECGKGFKFSSHLQRHQQVHPGEKAFSCSVCGKGFTQSSSLLNHQRVHTGEKPYTCSECGKGFTQSSNLQNHQRVHSGEKPFICSDCGKRFTESSALLVHQQVHTGVKPFTCSFCGRRFTLSSKLLVHQRVHTGEKPFSCSFCGRRFTLSSKLLVHQRVHTGEKPFTCSVCEKRFSESSALLVHQRVHTGEKPFTCSECGKGFTRSSNLQSHQQVHTGVKPFTCSECGKGFTQSSNLLAHQRVHTGERPFTCSDCGKRFICSFKLKVHQRVHTGEKPFTCSVCGKRFTWLSTLQNHQRVHTGEKPFTCSECGIGFTQLSNLLTHQRVHTGEKPFTCSVCGKGFTQSSHLPSHQRVHTGEKPFTCSVCGKGFTQSSTLQRHQRVHTGEKPFTCSVCGKRFTRSSTLQSHQRVHTGEKPFTCSVCGKGFTQSSTLQRHQRVHTERRHSPAQNVG; this comes from the coding sequence ATGCCACACCAGCGAGCTCACACCAGGGGGCGGCCGTTtaactgctcagaatgtgggaagggattcacactgtcATCCCTCCTACAAAGACActggcgagttcacactggagagagaccgttcaactgctcagtgtgtgggaagagattcactcagttatccaacctAAAGagtcaccagcgaattcacactggggagaagccgttcatctgctccgaatgtgggaagggattcacactgtcatcccacctacagagacatcagcaagttcacactgaggagaggccattcatctgctcagaatgtgggaagggattcaaattttcatcccacctacagagacatcagcaagttcacccTGGGGAGAAGGCGTtctcctgctcagtctgtgggaagggattcactcagtcatcctcaCTActgaatcatcagcgagttcacactggggagaagccgtatacctgctcagaatgtgggaaaggattcactcagtcatccaacctacagaatcacCAGCGGGTTCattctggggagaagccattcatctgctcagactgtggaaagagattcactgagtcatctgccctactggtacatcagcaagttcacactggggtgaagccgttcacctgctcattctgtgggaggagattcacactgtcatccaaactactggtacatcagcgagttcacactggggagaagccgttcagctgctcattctgtgggaggagattcacactgtcatccaaactactggtacatcagcgagttcacactggggagaagccattcacctgctctgtctgtgagaagagattcagtGAGTCATCCGCCCtgctggtacatcagcgagttcacactggggagaagccattcacctgctcagaatgtgggaagggattcactcggtcttccaacctacagagtcatcagcaagttcacaccggggtgaagccattcacctgctcagaatgtgggaagggattcactcagtcatccaacctgctggctcaccagcgagttcacactggagagaggccgttcacatgctcagactgtgggaagagattcatttGCTCatttaaactgaaggtacatcagagagttcacactggggagaagccattcacctgctccgtctgtgggaagagattcacttggttatccaccctacagaatcatcagcgagttcacactggggagaagccattcacctgctcagaatgtgggatagGATTCACACAGTTATCCAACCTGCtgactcaccagcgagttcacactggggagaagccgttcacctgctcagtctgtgggaagggattcactcagtcatcccacctaccgagtcatcagcgagttcacactggggagaaaccgttcacctgctcagtctgtgggaagggattcactcagtcatccaccctacagagacatcagcgagttcacactggggagaagccgttcacctgctcagtctgtgggaagagattcactcgctcatccacCCTAcaaagtcatcagcgagttcacactggggagaagccgttcacctgctcagtctgtgggaagggattcactcagtcatccaccctacagagacatcagcgagttcacactgagagacgccattcacctgctcagaatgtgggatag